Within the Tistrella mobilis genome, the region TACCGAAGGCGGCCGCGACTGGCAGGCCTCGCTCGACGCGGGCCGGCTGGTGATCAGCGGCGGCCCGGCTGCGGGCGCCTGGCCGCTGCCGGCCCTGATCGGCGACCACCAGGCCTGGAATGCCGCTCTCGCCCTCACCCTCGCCCGGCTTGCCGCCGCGGACATACCGGCACTGGCGCCGCTCGGTCGGGCCGACGCCCTGGCCGAGGGGCTGCACACCACCCGTCATCCCGGCCGGCTGCAGCCGGTGACGGCAGAGATCGCCCGGGCGCTGCCGGCGCTCGATCCGGCCGGTCGGCACGAGATCTGGATCGATGGCGGCCACAATCCCGATGCGGTGGAGGCGCTCGTCCGCCACAGTCTCGGCCCCTGGTCGGACCGGCCGCTGCAACTGGTGCTGGGCCTGCTCGCCCGCAAGGATGCCGCAGCCGTGATCGCGGGGCTCGCGCCGCTCGCCGGCCGGGTCCGGCTCACGACCATCGCCATACCCGGTCATCCCTCGCACGACCCGGACATGCTGGCCGGTCTCGCCCGCAGGGCGGGGATCGACGCCGCCCCCGCCGCAGGCTGGCAGGCCGCGATCGCCGCCGCCGATCCCGACATCGCCCACCGCATCCTGATCTTCGGCTCGCTCTATCTGGTCGGCGATGTCCTCGCCGCCGTGGAAACCGCCGATGCCGAGGCTGCCGCCTGACCCGTGCCCGATCTCCGTTCAGGATCTGCATCCATGACCGCCATACCCGCCTTTTCCGTCGCCGATCTCGGTCATGTCGCCATCGCCCATGCCCTGCTGCCGGCAACCCGGCCCGGCGGGCTGCCGGTGGTGTTCGTCCACGGGCTGTCGATGCAGGGGCCCGAATGGCCTGCGGCCTTCCTGGACGAGCTTGGGGCAGACCATCCGATCCTGCTGCTCGACAATCGCGATGCCGGGCTCTCTTCCGCCTTCGGACCGGTGGTGCTGGGAGAGCCGGACGCCCCGCCGCCCCAGGCCTATGACCTGTTCGACATGGCCCGCGACGTCGTGGCCCTGCTCGACCGACTGGGCCTTGATCGGGTACATCTGGTCGGCTATTCGATGGGCGGGCGGATCACCCAGATCATCGCCGCCACCGAGCCGGCCCGCGTGGCCTCGCTCACCTGCCTGTCCTCGACCGGCGGCCGCCGGCAGGTGGAAGCGAAGGCCGATGTCCGCGACGCCCTGGGTGCCGCCCGGGCGGAACGCCTGCTCCATGCCCCCGATATCGAGCTGTTCGTCGCCCAGTCCCGCCTGCTCGACGGCACGGCCCTTCAGGCGTCCGACGACGAG harbors:
- a CDS encoding alpha/beta fold hydrolase, whose protein sequence is MTAIPAFSVADLGHVAIAHALLPATRPGGLPVVFVHGLSMQGPEWPAAFLDELGADHPILLLDNRDAGLSSAFGPVVLGEPDAPPPQAYDLFDMARDVVALLDRLGLDRVHLVGYSMGGRITQIIAATEPARVASLTCLSSTGGRRQVEAKADVRDALGAARAERLLHAPDIELFVAQSRLLDGTALQASDDEHRRRITQAVTRSYRPLGTGRQMAAIESTMDRRELLGRITCPTLFIHGTADPVVALDRAREGVERIPNARLHIIDGLGHLITEAATPLFLAPLSAHIRAAEATG
- a CDS encoding bifunctional folylpolyglutamate synthase/dihydrofolate synthase; this encodes MDDSATILDRLGRLHATEIELGFDRILRLLADLGNPQDRLPPVIHLAGTNGKGSVVACLGAIARAAGLCAHAYTSPHLVRFHERIALGGRPIAEPVLARLLARIEEVNAGRPITFFEITTAAAFLAFAETPADLVILETGLGGRLDATNLVARPAAVGITRIALDHMEFLGDTPALIAAEKAAIIKQGRPAATVAQTPDAAAVIRAAALRMQAPFTEGGRDWQASLDAGRLVISGGPAAGAWPLPALIGDHQAWNAALALTLARLAAADIPALAPLGRADALAEGLHTTRHPGRLQPVTAEIARALPALDPAGRHEIWIDGGHNPDAVEALVRHSLGPWSDRPLQLVLGLLARKDAAAVIAGLAPLAGRVRLTTIAIPGHPSHDPDMLAGLARRAGIDAAPAAGWQAAIAAADPDIAHRILIFGSLYLVGDVLAAVETADAEAAA